GCTTGTCAATTGTCTATTTAAAAATACTTAAAATGAAAAATCTTAAGGCATTCATTGCCTCCATTATCATCATATCTTCTTTAACTGTCCATGCACAGATTAAGAACGCGACAACTAGCACCGTAGAAATAAAAGGAAACTGTGCGATGTGCAAGAAAACTATCGAAGCTGCGGCATACGAGCCAAAGGTCTCCAAAGCTGAATGGGATGAAGATACCCAGCAAGCTGTCCTTACCTTCAATCCTGATAAAACTTCCGAGGAAGCCATATTGAAGAAAATTGCTCAGGCAGGATATGACAACCAATCTTTTCGTGCTCCGGATGACGTCTATGCAAAACTTCATGAATGTTGCTTATACGAACGCGATCATACGGTAGCTAAGGCGGAGCATAACGAACATCAGGGGATGGATCACAGCCAGCATAAACCTTCCGCTAAGGAGCATGCGAATATCGACCATAGTCAGCACAACGGCGATGCAACAGCAAATACGCAGTTAGCGCCGGTGTTTAAAAACTATCTTGCGGTGAAGAATGCGTTAGTGGCAACGGATGCAAAGGCTGCTGCTACGGCAGCAAAAGCTTTGACTGCTTCCATCGGCCAAGTTGAAATGGGAAAACTAGCACATGAAGAGCATGAGGTTTGGATGAAAGTGATGAAAGGAATTCAGACGGAAGCTGCTTCAATTGAGAAATCAACTGATATCAACAGACAACGCCAAAGCTTCATGGCATTATCGAATCATCTATATTCCCTAGCAAAAGCATCGCAAGGTTCAACGGCATTGTATTGGCAGTTCTGCCCGATGGCAAACAATAATAAAGGCGCCTATTGGCTCAGTGCAGAAGACGCTATCAAGAATCCTTATTTCGGATCTAAAATGATGAACTGTGGCGAAGTAAAAGAAAAAATCTAAAACTAAAGCACAGGTTAATTTATTTTATTTCTAAGGATATCTATGAAAAAGCTAAGAATATATAGCATCCTTAGCATATTCCTACTTTTCAGCCTTTCCGCCATGGCGCAAAAGGTTGTTAGGTACGATCTATATGTGAAGGATACATCGGTCAACTACAGTGGCAAGGAAAAGCGGGCTATTGCCGTCAATGGGATGATTCCCATGCCAACGCTGACTTTTACCGAAGGCGACACGGCGGAAATCCATGTACATAATGAAATGGATGAGCCCACTTCCATGCACTGGCATGGAGTCTATCTTCCCAATCCTGAAGATGGCGTCCCTTTCCTGACACAGATTCCGATAAAAGCAAAGAGCACTTACATCTACCGATTCCCGATTATCCAAAACGGTACGCATTGGTATCATAGCCATACCGGCATGCAGGAACAGATCGGTATGTATGGTGCAATGATTCTAAAGAAGCGGGAGGATGATCAGGACAATCGCAAAGGAATTGACGACCTGCCTTCCATTCCCATTATTTTGAGCGAATGGACCAACCTCAATCCCGACAATGTTCACCGTATGTTGCACAACGCAAATGATTGGTTTGCCATCAAAAAGAACGCGACACAAAGCTATGCAGAAGCCATCAAAGAGGGCCACTTCAAGACAAAAGTTACGAATGAGTGGAAGCGCATGTTGGCAATGGATGTCAGCGATGTCTATTACGATCGCTTTCTGATTAACGGCAGCAGCGAACAGTCTCTTTCGGATTTCAAAGCCGGCGATAAAGTCAGGCTTCGGGTCATCAATGCAGGAGCATCCTCCTACTTTTGGCTAACCTACGCAGGCGGGAAGATTACGGTAGTTGCCAACGATGGAAACGATGTAGAACCCGTTAAAGTCGATAGGCTGCTGATTGCTGTCTCGGAAACCTACGATATCGTCGTTGAGATTCCGGAAGATGGTTTCGCTTATGAATTCATGGCGACACCAGAGGATAGAACAAAAAACGCGTCCATCTACCTCGGCTCGGGCGTGAAGCAACTCGTCGCTCCACTTCCCAAATTGAAGTATTTCGAAGGGATGAAAATGATGAACGACATGATGAAAATGAACGGCGATCTGGACGATATGGGGATGAAGATGTCCATGCAACGCATGGATATGAACACTGTCATGTATCCGGAGATGGAGGGGAAAGGTATGCAGCATGGAGATCATCAAAACATGGATCATTCCGCAACTAATAAGAAAGATGACAAAGCTCACCAGGAACATCAGGGAATGAATCATGCTGAACAAAAACAGGATCATAGCGGCCATCAAAATATGGCGGAGCACAATCAACCTGATACAACGGCTGCCGCCCATGCTCAACATCAAAACAGTGATATTATTACATTAAACTACGGAATGCTACGCTCTCCCAAATCAACCAAATTCCCTGAGGGAATGCCGGTTCGAGAGCTCAAGTTTGAACTGACGGGAAACATGAGCCGTTATGTCTGGAGTTTAGACGATAAAGTGCTTTCCGAAGTGGACAAGATCCCCATCAAAAAAGGTGAAGCCCTACGTATCATATTGTATAATAATTCCATGATGCGGCATCCAATGCACCTGCATGGGCATGACTTCCGTGTCTTAAATGGACAGGGAGATTATGCTCCGCTAAAAAATGTGCTCGATATTATGCCGATGGAGACAGACACCATCGAGTTCGAATCGAATGTACATGGCGACTGGTTCTTCCATTGCCACATTCTATACCACATGATGGCAGGGATGAACAGGGTATTCAGCACGGAAGGACAGCCGGATAATCCGAAGCTTCCCAACAAGGAAAAAGCTTACCGCATGCTTCAGCGCGAGAGCAATATGCCGCATTTTATGATTCAAAACGACTTCGCTACTAATGGCAATGACGGTGAGCTAATGCTCCATAATGCGCGATGGCAATTGACCTCCGAATGGCGATTAGGCTACCATGATATGCATGGCTATGAAGTAGAAACACATCTCGGCCGCTTTGTGGACCGCATGCAATGGTTTATGCCATTTATTGGTTTCGACTGGCGCTATAGAAATCTCGAGGATCATGGCCCTGAGACGAACATCTTCGGACAGACAAACAGTAAACACGAAAGGGCGCTATTCTCTGCAGGTTTTGTATATACTTTGCCGATGTTGATTCGTTTCCAAGCAGAGCTCTACCACGACGGGAATGTAAGATTACAGCTTATGCGCGAAGATATCCCACTTTCCAAAAGATTGCGGGGTGGATTTATGGTCAACTCAGACAAGGAATATATGGCAGATCTGCGATATATCATTACCAGGCATATGGGAATTCGTACGCATTACGACTCCGATATGGGATTCGGCGTAGGGTTATCCCTAAACTATTAATTTGCACATATGCATAAAGAAGCTGCCCTATTTGGGGCAGCTTCTTATGTTTATATCTCCCAAGAAAAGTGCGCCCTGACATTCAAACAAGTGTTATCCTCACTATTGAACCCATTGTCGTTTTAAATCCAATGCCCGAGATTGTTAGAAACTCATCAAGCTAATGACCTTTCCTTTTACTTCAAAAGCATATACCTCATTTTAGGTATTTTGATAAAAAATATTGTCATAACTGAAAAAGCGCCTTAGATTTACACTTACAAGATAATTAACCCGAATTAAAATTATTATCCAAACCATGCTCAGCTACCCAATAGCCGGACAGTTCGCCTCTCTAGGAAAGGGGATGTCAAATGCAAAGTTCAATATTGAGGAAATTGGAGAACAGATTCCTGCCGCTATCATGATGCATGATATCATAGATGATACGCCGGTTCGAGTAAGCTATATGAGCGAGTTCGGCTGTAATCTACTGGGAACATCTGTCGAGGAAATTAATCATCTAGGTTTAGCTTATTACGAGAAGTATTTTGTGAAAGAAGAAGTCGAACAATGCGTTCTAGGATTGCAACAATACATTTCCGAAAAGGATCCACATCAGCAATATTCTTTCTTCCAACAAGTAAAGCTTCACAACGAATTGGAGTATAAATGGTTTTACACCATCTGCAAACTTGTCCAAAATCCCGAAAACGACAAATTCGTCGATCAACTGATGATCATTGCGACGCCGATTGAGGGTTGCGGAAATATGGTCAACAAAGTCAATAAAGTCCTTGACGACCATGACTTCGTCAAACAGAACTATCGTCGTTACGCGGCATTGACTAAACGCGAAAAAGAAATTATTCGATTTATAGCCAATGGTGCCTCATCAAAAGAGATTGCAGATAGCTTATTCGTATCCGTTCATACCATAAATACTCACAGAAAAAACATCATACAGAAGCTAGACTGCAAAACTTTTGCAGCATTCCTGAAATTCGCAATTGCATTCGACTTAATTTAAGTCAACCTACGAGCTGTAGCAATCTGGTTTAGATTCTCCGCTTATAGCCCGGCTTATCCATTTCCTTGTCTAAAGACATAGGCCCCGACCCTACGATCAAGAAATAGATCAATAGCATCAAAACGATAAGGGAAAGCCAAAACTCCGAATTAAGAAAACTAAATCCCTTTGTAATATTCACAAAGAAAACCGCCCCAATTAGAATTGGAATCTGTAGTGCTACGGCAAGTCGCGTGCGCAGACCAAGGATGATAAAAATCCCACCCACAATATGTGCAAACACCACATAATGTACCGCCGACCAAATAGACAACTGAAAATGCGTCTGTTCGATCAACGATGCGACAGAATCTCTGTCCATGATAAAACTAACTCCTTTTGCGAAGATGACCAGCCCTAGGGAAATGCGGACGAAGTCTATCCAACGAGGGTGATGCGCGTCGCCCCAGTGCTCAATGCGTTCGATTAGGTTCATAACAACCTCCTTTTTAATTGGTTATACCATTTCAACGTATGAACAGACCGTGTAGTATATTGTTCTATTTTCTTATTAATCTCCCTAATAGACAAACCATTCCCCCATTTAGCTGTTTAAACACTACGGGCATTTCCTATAAAAACACGTATGAATCAAATGACGAAATATCATATCAACCAGGTTGATAGTCCTTTTTGGGCTTTCGCCATACATGATGGGCATCAAATTGAAGAAGAACTAATGCCGTACATGCGGCTTTCGGAAACCGAGCGCTTGCGCGAAGAAGATCCCTTTACCGCAGCAATGGCCGAATTACCCATCAACCAATTCATCGGTGGAAGTTCAAGATTTCAATTAGACATCAATAGAAATTTGGAAAATGCAATTTACCTGACGCCTGAACAGGCTTGGGGACTGCATGTATGGAATCAGTTACCCGAAGCGGAAGTCAACCGACTCCAAAAAGAGCATGCCATGATCTATCAGGAAATAGAGGCATTAATCGAAAGGACCATCGCTCAATTCGGGTTCTTTTTCATCTTTGACATACATAGTTACAATGCGAAACGCGAAGGCCCAACGGAAGAGATCGATAAAGATGCCAACCCGCAGATAAATCTGGGCACAGCATTTATACAACCGAAGTGGCGACACCTGATCGACCTGTTCATCGAAAGTTTTCAGAAAGAAACCCTTGACGGAGAGACGATTGATATACGAGAAAACGTTAAATTTAAGGGAGGTTATCTCAATCAACACCTTAACAACCAATTTGGGCAGTCGGGTTGTGTAATCTCTATAGAGTTTAGAAAAGACTTTATGGATGAATGGACAGGCGTTCCGGACCCCAGCAAAATTACTGCCTGCAAGCAACTGTTACTGAACTCGTTGAAAACTCTAACGCATTATTTCGAAAATGACCGAAAAGAATAAACCACTACAGAGGATTCTAAACGCTATTAACAAGCGATCGGCTATTCATTACCAAATTCCAAATGTTGGAAAGTTTATCTTCAACAAGATTGTCCCTTATATTTTCATATATCGGGTACCTGAGATGGAGAAGCGCGACAAGATGCTTGTCGATTTGGCAAAGACAGAAAATGCAAGTATCGTCTGCAAGTCATCGGGTTTTCCATTAGAAGAATGGATTCGCCCTATTGCGCAAAAACTTGCCGAAGAGTTTGGCGCCTGCTTGCTAATTGAAGTATGGATTGCAGATGAGAAGCAGAAAGACGATATAGAAGTCCATGTAGCACAAAAGGATCTATTACCCTTAGCTGAGTACCTTGAAAAAAACATTCGCTTAGAAGCGCCTGAAATACGCGTAGGCATTGAGAAGGATCAGCATATCCCCCACCCACCTGATACGAAACAACTATTTTCCAAAAAGGAACTGCAGAACAAGCAGATCTTACTGATGGGTATCTCCATCAAACAGAACTATCTTGACGAAGCCGACAATGTGCTGCCTTTGTTGATGCGGATTTATAGAGAGTCTTTGGCGAAATCTCTGTCCCGATTGTTTTTCGAGTTTCTACGGGTCTACACCCACCTCAATGCTACGGCTCAACGCATCAATGTGCATCAGGAATTGACACCATTAATGGTTGAGATCGACCAAGCATTGGCTCAAGAAACAAAGAAGTTCGACTTCCTGCTCATGGTCACTCCGCTCAATGCGCACGAAGCCTGGCTACAGTTTAAGAAAGACAAGTTCTGGAAGACCCCGAAGTTTCTATATCGACCTATGCACGTCGACCCAGACCTCGTTAAACGTAGACTTTACAACCTACGAATCGAGGATATATACGACCCTACGATGGCCTACATCTTTCGGGACAAACGCGCCGAGCTCGACTCCATGATCACCATGCTTGCCGATCGTGGAAAAGAAGATTTCCTTCACGGCAGTTTACAGGTATTTGGAAACGTTTCGGAGAAACTATACAACTCTGCGCTGGCGCTATTGATGATGACAGAGCGTGAGGAGGTCGCGAAGAGATCGGATGATATTATCTCGGCAAATGATTTCGCGAAAATGGCACGTGAGGAAATACGATATTTACAAAAACAAAATACCGAATTCAATAGCCCTGTTCGCGTTCGTGAAGATATTTCAGGCGTCATGGTCAACCGTGGAGCCTTGAACATCAGTCAAGAGTATAAACTTACCCGCTCAAGGGCAATGGCATTGATTCAACATGAAATCGGGACACATGTAGTCACTTATTTCAATGGTCGCCAACAGCCGCTCAATCTGTTCAGTCTGGGTGTACCGGGATACGAGGAGCTGCAAGAAGGTCTAGCAGTGCTGTCTGAATACATCGTCAATGGGCTGAACAACGATAGACTTAGAATTATTGCCGCCCGCGTGATTGCTGTTCACCATATGTTATTGGGAAATACCTTCACCGATACCTTCGACATGCTCGTCGATCAATACCTTTTTCTTCCGGAAACGGCTTTTAACTTAACCATGCGGGTATATCGTGGTGGTGGATTAACGAAGGATGCGCTTTATTTAAAAGGGATCATCGAGTTGTTAAACTACATCAAAGAAGGAAATGAGGTCGATCTGTTGATGATGGGTAAGATTCGAAAAGACTACTTGCCCATTATCAAAGACTTGCTGCAACGCGGTGTCTTGATACCTCCAGCGATAATACCGCGCTATATGTCTGTCGATTATAAACCCAAATGGCAGGAAGTAACTCAAAAAGGATCCATATTTAAACTAGTAGAATAATCTAATCCGATTGTATATATGAAAATTGCATTTTTAATAAATCAAACCCATAAGGAAGAGGAAAAATTCACCACCACTATCCTTGCGTTGAAGGCACTCGAAAGAGGACACACGGTAATGTATATTGGGCTTGCCGACTTTGTCTATGAAGACGAGCAGCGCGTTCTGGCTCACTGTAGAATCGTTGAGCCGGAGCAGCAAATTGATACCGGCGATAAGTTGATGAAACATCTTAAAGACGCCAAAAAGACTTTGGTCGACCTCTCTACGGTAGAGGTATTATGGCTGCGCTTCGACCCGACCTTAGATATGATCAACAGACCTTGGGCTGCCGCAAGCGGAATACAGTTTGCTCAATTAGTGAAAAAGAACGGTGGATTTGTAATCAATGACCCCGATAATCTGGTGCAGGCAAATAATAAATTATATCTAGAAAACTTCCCGAAAGCCGTTCGTCCAAAAACAATGGTTACTAGAAATCACGAAGACATTCTACGTTTTTTAGAGGAGCAGAACGATAAGATCATCCTCAAACCATTGAAAGGCTCGGGTGGAAAGAACGTATTCATGATTAAATACGATGAACGACAAAATCTAAAGCAGACTGTTGAAGCGATTGCTCGCGACGGTTATGTGATTGCACAGGAGTACCTTCCAGAAGCTCATAAGGGAGATATACGTTTCTTTTTGATGGACGGCGAACCCTTGGTTGTCGATGGCGTTTATGCTGCAGTACAACGTGTGCAACCGGAAAATGAAATCAGAAGCAATATCCATCAGGGAGCTACCGCACAAGTGGCCGAAATAACCGAGGATATCTTGAACCTGACGAAACAAGTTTCGCTGACCCTAAAGAACGATAATATGTATTTAGTAGGCTTAGATATCGTAGGCGATAAAATCATGGAAGTCAATGTATTCAGTCCCGGTGCGCTCTACCATGCGATTAAACTTGGAAAGAAAGACTTTGCCGGAGCAATCATTGCAGACCTAGAAAAAAGAGTTGAAAACTTCTATGCAGCAATAGACGCTGATTAGATTACTTCTCAGTAACCGTCTCCTCCGTCGTCAATGGCGCGGGGGGGATTTCATCCACATTCCTTTCTATTTCTTTCGTTTCTACATGCACAGCAAACTCCGAAGGCTCGATACTGACGCCTTTGTAGGTGGCATACTCACGAGTAAATACAGCTCCAAAATATAATATAGCCGCCGTATAGTAAACCCAAAGCAAAATCAACACAATAGATCCTGCAGCTCCATAAGTGGTTTCCGTATCTGAATTTTGAAGATATAAGCCGATCCCAAATCGACCGAAAATAAAAAGTATAGCCGTAAATAGCGCTCCGGCACGAACCGTTTTCCACTTAATATTTACATCTGGTAAGACCTTAAAGATCACAGCGAACAAAACGAAAGTGATACCGAAGGATAATAAGAAATTAATAGCATCCATAACGAACACTGTCATATCTGGAAAGTAACGAAGCAAGCGATCGGTCAGTGTTAAGATTACGCCGTTGACCACTAATGTAACAACCAATAAGAATCCCAAACCAATAACTAAAGATGAGGATAATAATCTATCGGTAATCAACTTCAACCATCCCTTTTTAGGTTTTGCGCGAACATGCCATATTTTGTTGATGGAGTTTTGTATATCCCCGAATACTGTAGTTGCACCGATGATCAAAGTAACGATACTGATGATGAGTGCTAGTGTAGATTTACCGGAGAGTTCTAAGTTCTTGATCACTTCCTGAATTTGGCGTGCAGCACTCGCACCTACCAAACCGTTCAATTCTGTAAATACTTTTCCCTTTATCGCTTCCTCGCCCAAAAATATGCCCGCGAGAGAAATCATCAAGACCAAGATAGGTCCTAGGGAGAATATAGTATAATAGGCTAACGAGGCACTGTATTTCAAACTATCCTCGTTCATAAACCCCATTACAGAGTTCTTCAATATGCTAAAACTGTCTTTAAAGAAATTGGATTTCTTTTTCTCTTCCATGTAAATAATTGTTTTTTTCTTTATGACTTAACAGGCGGCTATAGAAATTGTTTTGAAAATCCCCTTCTAGCCTATCCGACGTGAATTTATTGCATGTGCCCACTCCCTTTTCCCACAACGGTCGCATCGGTCCTCGCAAGTTTCTAAAGTCGATTTCACATTTCCACAGAACAAACAAGCAAAGGGTCCACCGTCCTCCAACGAAGTAATCTTATATTGGTCGTCTGGAAATAAAGGCAACCCGTATTTAACTTCCTCGTCGGGATAATATAGCACGCTCATGGTTCCATCTACCTCCAATAAAGCAACGCGAACTTGCCCCAGATGCTCTATAGACTGATTCCGCAATTCTGCAAAGAACTCCATCTGCGAAAAGTCACTATCGCTTTCTTTCTTGACTTCAAACATCCCGTTCTTGACAACACACATGGGCTTGCCCTCCATCAGCTCGTTGAAAAAGCGATTCTTCTGCGTCAACCAAGTGATGAACTTGTAGAAAAGTATAATCGAGAATAAAACAATGAAACCATAGAGTATAGGAATATCCTCTTGAAACATCGGATCTCCGGCAGCAGAACCCATGGCAAGAATAATAGCCACCTCAAATAGCGTAAGTTGCCTGACACCTCTCCTGCCCGATAAACGCAGTACAATCAGGATGATAAGAAACATCATCAACGTCCGACTAATAATCTCCAAGATGAAGGACAACTCCACATCCTTCAAAAAGATATTTTGGATATCGATCATAGCATATTGTTTTTTCTATATCAGGAACATTTAATCCTTCAGAAGGTTTTACCAAGCAGACCAAACCTTTTCGGGAGTGGATTGTTTTACTATCAGAACAACATAAATTAAGATGAGCAAGAAAGAAACCCTACAGGAAGAAGAAGAAAAAAAATATCCAAAAGAAGAAGAAACAAAAACGGACGTCGAACATGATACCGGAAAACGTCCGGAAAAGGATACCAATCCTTTGCCACCGAATCCGAATAAAGTCGATGATCACGAATAAGCAACGGGAAACCGACTAGTTCGAGACAATACCCTTTATTAAGTTAATCAAACCTCTATCACGGCCCTTTTATAAGGGTTCTGATAGGGGTTTTATTTTAGTAGTTAGTATTTAGTAATGCGAATTAAGGGTTGAAATATATTGGAAAAATCTTCTTAAAAAGAGGGTTGAAAACTTGTATAAAAGCCTGATTATCAGTATATTTATAATGTTCCTTACGCATTATAAAAGAACATGATCAATCAGGCCAAGGCTCTAAAATTAATAAAATTATACCAGTATGTGTGTGATAAATATGACAGTGAACTGCAATATTACTGTCAGCGATTTTCAAACAATAACAAACCTGACTTTACTGATCAGGAGGTTTTGACCATCTATTTATTCAGTGTGCACGAGGAACAGCGGCTAAGGATCAAGCAGATTCATAAATTCGCCTCGGATTATCTGATGGATTGGTTTCCCAAGCTAACTTCGTACGTAGCATTCAACACCCGTATCAACCGCCTTTTTGATGTTTTGAGATCTCTCTGTCAGTCAGTTATAGAGGACTTTGCTCCAGAAGAGTGCTCCAGAGAATTTTCCCTACTGGACTCTATGCCCATCATAACCTGCAGTGGGACTAGAAGAGCAAAGGTAGCTCTGGAGATAACGGATAAAAGCTTCTGCTCAACGAAGAGGCTTTGGTATTTTGGATTAAAACTTCATGCGCTCAACAGCTATAACAAATCCAAGCTGCCTCGTCCGGAAAGCATAGTAATAAGCAAGGAATCTGAAAGTGACCTGAACATATTTAAGGAGAATTGGGCATCCATCGCAGGTAGGACGTTCTTTGGTGACAAGATATACCGTGACGCCCCATTCTTCGAGTGGTTTTATAAAGAAAAGAAATCAATTATGTATACCCCGATAAGGGAAACCCAAGGAAAGCCGGATTGTTTAAAAAACAGGGATCGTGCTTATAATGATCTGTTTTCAAGAGCAGTATCTAGGGTAAGACAACCAATCGAATCCTTTTTTAATTGGATAAATGAAAAAACACAGATACAAAACGCAAGTAAGGTCAGATCTACCAAAGGACTATTAGTACATGTGTTCGGTAAATTAACAGCCTGTTTCATAAAGCCTATTTTCAACCCTTAATTCGCATTAGTAGTTAGTATTTAGACCTATGGCGTTCGTTTTGATCGCTATTTTTTAGCGGTATTTTTTTAGAAAAAAAGAAGTATGGAAGGATGTTTTGTCTTTGAACCAGGAAAGGAAGGATTGGGAGGATGTTTTGTCTTTGAACCGGGAAAGGAAGGATGAAAGGATTGGCAGGATCAGGTCTTAAATCTAATGTCTAACATCTGATATCTAAACCTTACCTTTACTCTGAAAATTATGAAGAATAAAAACCTAGCCGTTCCTGCAGCCTTAGCATCGATGATATGCGTTCAAGGCGGTGCTTCTCTTGCGAAAAGACTATTTCCAGCATTAGGTGCCATTGGCACTAGTACGTTAAGAATTGGGTTGTCGGCGGTTATATTGTTCTTTATCAATCGGCCGAAGTTCAGCAGCTTCAGCAAAAAGCAATGGCTCTATTGTGCGATCTATGGATTGGGAATTGCTGCGATGAACCTTATTTTCTATATGGCTATCCAGCGAATACCTTTAGGACTGGGCGTGACGATAGAATTTGTCGGACCCTTGTTCTTAGCATTGGCGCTTTCGAGAAAGCTTTTGGATATCGTATGGGCATTATTAGCCTGCACTGGGATATTGCTTATCGTTCCATGGGGAACCGGAGATATTGATCTATTGGGGCTGTTTCTCGCTTTTCTAGCGGGAGCCTTTTGGGCACTTTATATCATCATGGGTGGTAAAGTTTCTAAAGTGATGGACAGCAAAGATGCAGTATCCACTGGAATGTTGATTGCAGCGGCCTTTATCATCCCTTTTGCAATTTGGGATGG
The DNA window shown above is from Sphingobacterium hotanense and carries:
- a CDS encoding DUF3347 domain-containing protein → MKNLKAFIASIIIISSLTVHAQIKNATTSTVEIKGNCAMCKKTIEAAAYEPKVSKAEWDEDTQQAVLTFNPDKTSEEAILKKIAQAGYDNQSFRAPDDVYAKLHECCLYERDHTVAKAEHNEHQGMDHSQHKPSAKEHANIDHSQHNGDATANTQLAPVFKNYLAVKNALVATDAKAAATAAKALTASIGQVEMGKLAHEEHEVWMKVMKGIQTEAASIEKSTDINRQRQSFMALSNHLYSLAKASQGSTALYWQFCPMANNNKGAYWLSAEDAIKNPYFGSKMMNCGEVKEKI
- a CDS encoding multicopper oxidase domain-containing protein yields the protein MKKLRIYSILSIFLLFSLSAMAQKVVRYDLYVKDTSVNYSGKEKRAIAVNGMIPMPTLTFTEGDTAEIHVHNEMDEPTSMHWHGVYLPNPEDGVPFLTQIPIKAKSTYIYRFPIIQNGTHWYHSHTGMQEQIGMYGAMILKKREDDQDNRKGIDDLPSIPIILSEWTNLNPDNVHRMLHNANDWFAIKKNATQSYAEAIKEGHFKTKVTNEWKRMLAMDVSDVYYDRFLINGSSEQSLSDFKAGDKVRLRVINAGASSYFWLTYAGGKITVVANDGNDVEPVKVDRLLIAVSETYDIVVEIPEDGFAYEFMATPEDRTKNASIYLGSGVKQLVAPLPKLKYFEGMKMMNDMMKMNGDLDDMGMKMSMQRMDMNTVMYPEMEGKGMQHGDHQNMDHSATNKKDDKAHQEHQGMNHAEQKQDHSGHQNMAEHNQPDTTAAAHAQHQNSDIITLNYGMLRSPKSTKFPEGMPVRELKFELTGNMSRYVWSLDDKVLSEVDKIPIKKGEALRIILYNNSMMRHPMHLHGHDFRVLNGQGDYAPLKNVLDIMPMETDTIEFESNVHGDWFFHCHILYHMMAGMNRVFSTEGQPDNPKLPNKEKAYRMLQRESNMPHFMIQNDFATNGNDGELMLHNARWQLTSEWRLGYHDMHGYEVETHLGRFVDRMQWFMPFIGFDWRYRNLEDHGPETNIFGQTNSKHERALFSAGFVYTLPMLIRFQAELYHDGNVRLQLMREDIPLSKRLRGGFMVNSDKEYMADLRYIITRHMGIRTHYDSDMGFGVGLSLNY
- a CDS encoding helix-turn-helix transcriptional regulator, giving the protein MLSYPIAGQFASLGKGMSNAKFNIEEIGEQIPAAIMMHDIIDDTPVRVSYMSEFGCNLLGTSVEEINHLGLAYYEKYFVKEEVEQCVLGLQQYISEKDPHQQYSFFQQVKLHNELEYKWFYTICKLVQNPENDKFVDQLMIIATPIEGCGNMVNKVNKVLDDHDFVKQNYRRYAALTKREKEIIRFIANGASSKEIADSLFVSVHTINTHRKNIIQKLDCKTFAAFLKFAIAFDLI
- a CDS encoding DoxX family protein, producing the protein MNLIERIEHWGDAHHPRWIDFVRISLGLVIFAKGVSFIMDRDSVASLIEQTHFQLSIWSAVHYVVFAHIVGGIFIILGLRTRLAVALQIPILIGAVFFVNITKGFSFLNSEFWLSLIVLMLLIYFLIVGSGPMSLDKEMDKPGYKRRI
- a CDS encoding N-formylglutamate amidohydrolase; the protein is MTKYHINQVDSPFWAFAIHDGHQIEEELMPYMRLSETERLREEDPFTAAMAELPINQFIGGSSRFQLDINRNLENAIYLTPEQAWGLHVWNQLPEAEVNRLQKEHAMIYQEIEALIERTIAQFGFFFIFDIHSYNAKREGPTEEIDKDANPQINLGTAFIQPKWRHLIDLFIESFQKETLDGETIDIRENVKFKGGYLNQHLNNQFGQSGCVISIEFRKDFMDEWTGVPDPSKITACKQLLLNSLKTLTHYFENDRKE
- a CDS encoding flavohemoglobin expression-modulating QEGLA motif protein, which produces MTEKNKPLQRILNAINKRSAIHYQIPNVGKFIFNKIVPYIFIYRVPEMEKRDKMLVDLAKTENASIVCKSSGFPLEEWIRPIAQKLAEEFGACLLIEVWIADEKQKDDIEVHVAQKDLLPLAEYLEKNIRLEAPEIRVGIEKDQHIPHPPDTKQLFSKKELQNKQILLMGISIKQNYLDEADNVLPLLMRIYRESLAKSLSRLFFEFLRVYTHLNATAQRINVHQELTPLMVEIDQALAQETKKFDFLLMVTPLNAHEAWLQFKKDKFWKTPKFLYRPMHVDPDLVKRRLYNLRIEDIYDPTMAYIFRDKRAELDSMITMLADRGKEDFLHGSLQVFGNVSEKLYNSALALLMMTEREEVAKRSDDIISANDFAKMAREEIRYLQKQNTEFNSPVRVREDISGVMVNRGALNISQEYKLTRSRAMALIQHEIGTHVVTYFNGRQQPLNLFSLGVPGYEELQEGLAVLSEYIVNGLNNDRLRIIAARVIAVHHMLLGNTFTDTFDMLVDQYLFLPETAFNLTMRVYRGGGLTKDALYLKGIIELLNYIKEGNEVDLLMMGKIRKDYLPIIKDLLQRGVLIPPAIIPRYMSVDYKPKWQEVTQKGSIFKLVE
- a CDS encoding ATP-grasp domain-containing protein, translated to MKIAFLINQTHKEEEKFTTTILALKALERGHTVMYIGLADFVYEDEQRVLAHCRIVEPEQQIDTGDKLMKHLKDAKKTLVDLSTVEVLWLRFDPTLDMINRPWAAASGIQFAQLVKKNGGFVINDPDNLVQANNKLYLENFPKAVRPKTMVTRNHEDILRFLEEQNDKIILKPLKGSGGKNVFMIKYDERQNLKQTVEAIARDGYVIAQEYLPEAHKGDIRFFLMDGEPLVVDGVYAAVQRVQPENEIRSNIHQGATAQVAEITEDILNLTKQVSLTLKNDNMYLVGLDIVGDKIMEVNVFSPGALYHAIKLGKKDFAGAIIADLEKRVENFYAAIDAD
- a CDS encoding YihY/virulence factor BrkB family protein, giving the protein MEEKKKSNFFKDSFSILKNSVMGFMNEDSLKYSASLAYYTIFSLGPILVLMISLAGIFLGEEAIKGKVFTELNGLVGASAARQIQEVIKNLELSGKSTLALIISIVTLIIGATTVFGDIQNSINKIWHVRAKPKKGWLKLITDRLLSSSLVIGLGFLLVVTLVVNGVILTLTDRLLRYFPDMTVFVMDAINFLLSFGITFVLFAVIFKVLPDVNIKWKTVRAGALFTAILFIFGRFGIGLYLQNSDTETTYGAAGSIVLILLWVYYTAAILYFGAVFTREYATYKGVSIEPSEFAVHVETKEIERNVDEIPPAPLTTEETVTEK